One part of the Arabidopsis thaliana chromosome 1 sequence genome encodes these proteins:
- a CDS encoding D-isomer specific 2-hydroxyacid dehydrogenase family protein (D-isomer specific 2-hydroxyacid dehydrogenase family protein; FUNCTIONS IN: in 6 functions; INVOLVED IN: metabolic process; EXPRESSED IN: 22 plant structures; EXPRESSED DURING: 13 growth stages; CONTAINS InterPro DOMAIN/s: D-isomer specific 2-hydroxyacid dehydrogenase, catalytic domain (InterPro:IPR006139), D-isomer specific 2-hydroxyacid dehydrogenase, NAD-binding (InterPro:IPR006140), NAD(P)-binding domain (InterPro:IPR016040); BEST Arabidopsis thaliana protein match is: D-isomer specific 2-hydroxyacid dehydrogenase family protein (TAIR:AT1G12550.1).) gives MESIGVLMMCPMSSYLENELEKRFNLLRFWTSPEKSVLLETHRNSIRAVVGNASAGADAQLISDLPNLEIVSSFSVGLDKIDLGKCKEKGIRVTNTPDVLTEDVADLAIGLILALLRRLCECDRYVRSGKWKQGRIGTAIAKRAEAFSCPINYYSRTIKPDVAYKYYPTVVDLAQNSDILVVACPLTEQTRHIVDRQVMDALGAKGVLINIGRGPHVDEQELIKALTEGRLGGAALDVFEQEPHVPEELFGLENVVLLPHVGSGTVETRNAMADLVVGNLEAHFSGKSLLTPVV, from the exons ATGGAATCAATCGGAGTCCTTATGATGTGCCCCATGTCCTCCTACCTCGAGAACGAGCTTGAGAAGCGCTTCAACCTTCTTCGCTTCTGGACTTCTCCGGAGAAATCCGTCCTCCTAGAAACTCATCGGAACTCCATCCGCGCCGTCGTTGGGAATGCTTCTGCCGGCGCCGATGCTCAGCTCATCAGCGATCTGCCCAACCTTGAGATTGTATCCAGCTTCAGCGTCGGGCTCGACAAGATCGATTTGGggaaatgcaaagaaaaaGGGATCCGCGTCACCAACACCCCCGACGTTCTCACCGAAGACGTCGCAGATCTCGCCATCGGGCTTATCCTGGCTCTCCTTCGACGGCTGTGTGAGTGCGATCGCTATGTAAGGAGCGGAAAATGGAAGCAAG GTAGAATTGGGACTGCCATCGCAAAGAGGGCTGAAGCCTTTAGCTGCCCAATCAATTACTACTCAAGAACCATTAAGCCTGATGTCGCCTACAAGTATTATCCGACGGTGGTTGACCTTGCTCAAAACTCAGACATCCTCGTCGTCGCATGCCCGTTGACCGAGCAGACCAGACACATTGTGGACCGGCAGGTCATGGATGCATTAGGAGCTAAGGGCGTCCTCATAAACATTGGCCGTGGACCACATGTTGATGAGCAAGAGCTTATTAAAGCTCTAACAGAAGGCCGCCTAGGTGGGGCTGCCCTTGATGTGTTTGAGCAGGAGCCTCACGTGCCCGAGGAGCTCTTTGGCCTTGAGAATGTAGTTCTCCTCCCTCACGTTGGGAGTGGCACTGTGGAAACACGGAATGCCATGGCCGATCTTGTCGTGGGTAACTTGGAAGCGCACTTTTCTGGGAAATCACTTCTGACTCCGGTCGTCTGA
- the ROPGEF12 gene encoding RHO guanyl-nucleotide exchange factor 12 (RHO guanyl-nucleotide exchange factor 12 (ROPGEF12); CONTAINS InterPro DOMAIN/s: Rop nucleotide exchanger, PRONE (InterPro:IPR005512); BEST Arabidopsis thaliana protein match is: RHO guanyl-nucleotide exchange factor 11 (TAIR:AT1G52240.1); Has 305 Blast hits to 303 proteins in 16 species: Archae - 0; Bacteria - 0; Metazoa - 0; Fungi - 0; Plants - 305; Viruses - 0; Other Eukaryotes - 0 (source: NCBI BLink).), which yields MVRASEQEQETYRSRLFNFKWRNNDNNSATRHNKSLSVETGLDEAATGSHDAEPLTIIHPSQGPPLSRSAADEAVLAALAASQARERQLLADMEQMKERFSKLLLGEDNSGGGKGVSSALALSNAITNLAASVFGEQRRLEPMPAERRARWRKEIDWLLSVTDYVVEFAPSQQKNKDGTNMEIMTTRQRTDLHMNIPALKKLDAMLIDCLENFKDQSEFSYISKDSPDLDGKRNDEKWWIPTVKVPPDGLSEASRRFLQYQKDCVNQVLKAAMAINAQVLFEMEIPESYIDSLPKNGRASLGDQMYKNITVDFFDPDQFLSSMDMSSEHKIVDLKNRIEASIIIWKRKMVYKDNKSSAPWASGVSLEKREVFEERAETILLILKQRYPGISQSSLDISKIQFNEDVGQAVLESYSRILESLAYTVLSRIDDVLEADRAGNKRNTPLEAEEETLVGSMTLSDFMGWDFDQAANAELESKKDLPDDPLIKEKLSVVTTKKTSYLETLGGVKSPTARH from the exons ATGGTTCGTGCTTCGGAACAAGAACAGGAAACCTATAGGAGCAGGCTCTTCAATTTCAAATGGAGGAACAACGACAACAATAGTGCTACGAGACACAACAAGAGTCTCAGCGTCGAGACCGGTTTAGATGAGGCTGCCACCGGATCCCATGACGCTGAACCATTGACCATTATTCATCCTAGTCAGGGTCCACCACTTTCAAGATCGGCTGCGGATGAAGCAGTCCTCGCCGCCCTCGCCGCCTCACAGGCTAGAGAAAGGCAGCTTTTGGCAGACATGGAGCAGATGAAAGAGCGCTTCTCCAAGCTGTTGCTGGGAGAGGACAATTCCGGTGGAGGCAAAGGAGTATCCTCTGCTCTCGCCCTTTCAAACGCAATCACAAACCTTGCAG CTTCCGTGTTCGGAGAGCAACGGCGCTTGGAGCCAATGCCTGCAGAAAGAAGAGCAAGATGGAGAAAAGAGATTGATTGGCTTCTCTCCGTGACCGATTACGTGGTTGAGTTTGCTCCATCTCagcagaaaaataaagatgggACCAATATGGAG ATAATGACCACACGCCAACGTACTGACCTCCACATGAATATCCCCGCATTGAAGAAACTGGACGCCATGCTCATC GATTGTCTAGAAAATTTCAAGGACCAAAGCGAGTTCAGCTATATCTCAAAAGACTCCCCTGACTTAGACGGTAAGAGAAACGACGAAAAATGGTGGATTCCGACCGTCAAAGTTCCACCAGATGGTCTATCAGAAGCTTCAAGAAGGTTTTTGCAGTACCAGAAAGATTGTGTAAACCAGGTTCTAAAGGCAGCCATGGCCATAAACGCACAGGTTTTGTTCGAGATGGAGATACCTGAGAGCTACATCGACTCTCTCccaaag aaCGGGAGGGCGAGTCTCGGGGATCAGATGTACAAGAATATAACGGTGGACTTCTTTGACCCGGACCAGTTCCTGAGCAGCATGGACATGTCGTCGGAGCACAAGATCGTGGACCTCAAAAACAGAATCGAGGCATCAATCATTATATGGAAACGCAAAATGGTTTATAAAGACAACAAATCATCGGCACCCTGGGCCTCCGGAGTAAGTCTGGAGAAGCGAGAGGTCTTCGAAGAGCGAGCTGAGACCATTTTGCTCATTCTCAAGCAAAGATACCCCGGGATTTCTCAATCTTCACTCGACATCAGCAAAATCCAGTTCAACGAGGACGTGGGCCAGGCGGTGCTGGAGAGCTACTCGAGAATACTGGAAAGCTTGGCCTACACGGTACTTTCCAGAATCGATGACGTTTTAGAGGCAGATCGAGCGGGGAACAAGAGGAACACGCCATTggaagcagaggaagagacGCTGGTTGGGAGCATGACGCTGTCGGATTTCATGGGATGGGACTTCGATCAGGCCGCGAACGCCGAATTGGAGTCGAAGAAGGATCTACCGGATGATCCGTTGATAAAGGAGAAGCTAAGCGTCGTCACGACCAAGAAGACCTCATACCTCGAAACCCTAGGCGGTGTCAAGAGTCCAACGGCACGGCATTGA
- the RPS17 gene encoding ribosomal protein S17 (ribosomal protein S17 (RPS17); FUNCTIONS IN: structural constituent of ribosome; INVOLVED IN: translation; LOCATED IN: cytosolic small ribosomal subunit, plastid small ribosomal subunit, chloroplast stroma, chloroplast, chloroplast envelope; EXPRESSED IN: 24 plant structures; EXPRESSED DURING: 15 growth stages; CONTAINS InterPro DOMAIN/s: Nucleic acid-binding, OB-fold-like (InterPro:IPR016027), Nucleic acid-binding, OB-fold (InterPro:IPR012340), Ribosomal protein S17, conserved site (InterPro:IPR019979), Ribosomal protein S17 (InterPro:IPR000266); BEST Arabidopsis thaliana protein match is: Nucleic acid-binding, OB-fold-like protein (TAIR:AT1G49400.1); Has 7449 Blast hits to 7449 proteins in 2625 species: Archae - 136; Bacteria - 5329; Metazoa - 5; Fungi - 63; Plants - 102; Viruses - 0; Other Eukaryotes - 1814 (source: NCBI BLink).), producing MITSSLTSSLQALKLSSPFAHGSTPLSSLSKPNSFPNHRMPALVPVIRAMKTMQGRVVCATSDKTVAVEVVRLAPHPKYKRRVRMKKKYQAHDPDNQFKVGDVVRLEKSRPISKTKSFVALPVIARAARKAEAGGDELLGLPLESQQPA from the coding sequence ATGATAACGTCGTCCCTAACCTCATCTCTGCAAGCTCTCAAGCTTTCGTCTCCGTTCGCCCATGGCTCCACtcctctctcatctctctctaaGCCCAATTCCTTCCCGAACCACAGAATGCCCGCTTTAGTTCCGGTCATCAGAGCCATGAAAACGATGCAGGGGCGCGTGGTGTGCGCAACCAGTGACAAGACTGTGGCGGTGGAGGTGGTGAGGCTGGCTCCCCACCCCAAGTACAAGAGGCGCgtgaggatgaagaagaagtaccAAGCTCACGACCCCGATAATCAGTTCAAGGTTGGCGACGTGGTCAGACTGGAAAAGAGCAGACCCATCAGTAAGACTAAATCATTTGTGGCGCTTCCTGTCATCGCAAGGGCCGCCAGGAAAGCCGAAGCCGGAGGAGATGAACTCCTTGGCCTTCCCTTGGAGTCTCAGCAGCCGGCGTAG
- a CDS encoding D-isomer specific 2-hydroxyacid dehydrogenase family protein (D-isomer specific 2-hydroxyacid dehydrogenase family protein; FUNCTIONS IN: in 6 functions; INVOLVED IN: metabolic process; EXPRESSED IN: 22 plant structures; EXPRESSED DURING: 13 growth stages; CONTAINS InterPro DOMAIN/s: D-isomer specific 2-hydroxyacid dehydrogenase, catalytic domain (InterPro:IPR006139), D-isomer specific 2-hydroxyacid dehydrogenase, NAD-binding (InterPro:IPR006140), NAD(P)-binding domain (InterPro:IPR016040); BEST Arabidopsis thaliana protein match is: D-isomer specific 2-hydroxyacid dehydrogenase family protein (TAIR:AT1G12550.1); Has 29704 Blast hits to 29696 proteins in 2729 species: Archae - 468; Bacteria - 18164; Metazoa - 733; Fungi - 1180; Plants - 594; Viruses - 5; Other Eukaryotes - 8560 (source: NCBI BLink).), whose protein sequence is MESIGVLMMCPMSSYLENELEKRFNLLRFWTSPEKSVLLETHRNSIRAVVGNASAGADAQLISDLPNLEIVSSFSVGLDKIDLGKCKEKGIRVTNTPDVLTEDVADLAIGLILALLRRLCECDRYVRSGKWKQGEFQLTTKFSGKSVGIIGLGRIGTAIAKRAEAFSCPINYYSRTIKPDVAYKYYPTVVDLAQNSDILVVACPLTEQTRHIVDRQVMDALGAKGVLINIGRGPHVDEQELIKALTEGRLGGAALDVFEQEPHVPEELFGLENVVLLPHVGSGTVETRNAMADLVVGNLEAHFSGKSLLTPVV, encoded by the exons ATGGAATCAATCGGAGTCCTTATGATGTGCCCCATGTCCTCCTACCTCGAGAACGAGCTTGAGAAGCGCTTCAACCTTCTTCGCTTCTGGACTTCTCCGGAGAAATCCGTCCTCCTAGAAACTCATCGGAACTCCATCCGCGCCGTCGTTGGGAATGCTTCTGCCGGCGCCGATGCTCAGCTCATCAGCGATCTGCCCAACCTTGAGATTGTATCCAGCTTCAGCGTCGGGCTCGACAAGATCGATTTGGggaaatgcaaagaaaaaGGGATCCGCGTCACCAACACCCCCGACGTTCTCACCGAAGACGTCGCAGATCTCGCCATCGGGCTTATCCTGGCTCTCCTTCGACGGCTGTGTGAGTGCGATCGCTATGTAAGGAGCGGAAAATGGAAGCAAGGTGAATTCCAACTCACTACCAAG TTTAGTGGAAAATCCGTGGGGATCATTGGTCTAGGTAGAATTGGGACTGCCATCGCAAAGAGGGCTGAAGCCTTTAGCTGCCCAATCAATTACTACTCAAGAACCATTAAGCCTGATGTCGCCTACAAGTATTATCCGACGGTGGTTGACCTTGCTCAAAACTCAGACATCCTCGTCGTCGCATGCCCGTTGACCGAGCAGACCAGACACATTGTGGACCGGCAGGTCATGGATGCATTAGGAGCTAAGGGCGTCCTCATAAACATTGGCCGTGGACCACATGTTGATGAGCAAGAGCTTATTAAAGCTCTAACAGAAGGCCGCCTAGGTGGGGCTGCCCTTGATGTGTTTGAGCAGGAGCCTCACGTGCCCGAGGAGCTCTTTGGCCTTGAGAATGTAGTTCTCCTCCCTCACGTTGGGAGTGGCACTGTGGAAACACGGAATGCCATGGCCGATCTTGTCGTGGGTAACTTGGAAGCGCACTTTTCTGGGAAATCACTTCTGACTCCGGTCGTCTGA
- the La2 gene encoding RNA recognition motif (RRM)-containing protein (RNA recognition motif (RRM)-containing protein; FUNCTIONS IN: nucleotide binding, nucleic acid binding; EXPRESSED IN: 22 plant structures; EXPRESSED DURING: 13 growth stages; CONTAINS InterPro DOMAIN/s: RNA recognition motif, RNP-1 (InterPro:IPR000504), Nucleotide-binding, alpha-beta plait (InterPro:IPR012677), RNA-binding motif (InterPro:IPR014886); BEST Arabidopsis thaliana protein match is: La protein 1 (TAIR:AT4G32720.2); Has 35333 Blast hits to 34131 proteins in 2444 species: Archae - 798; Bacteria - 22429; Metazoa - 974; Fungi - 991; Plants - 531; Viruses - 0; Other Eukaryotes - 9610 (source: NCBI BLink).), with protein MRNLLGLGNINREDIPPRIVEEVANLLRTSDFLKVSNNGQRIGRGTKLSKPEEVLEQVHRRTLAASPFEYSIKMEDVSSFFSQYAKVNSVRLPPNIADKRRFCGTALVEFSSEQDTQDILRQSLVYAGADLVLIPKSDFDCQRENMIKQLGKSESHNEFRRGQIVKFALKWIASEEKVTNKEKPSALKNKIKEKEDKETGIADREKENGDNSCASLCKDNTDQLVVPPWNNSNSVSSEVLKDLFQRFGSVEHIEYSGGLDSGYVWFTDSETAMKARAAVEFVGGLVVKNNFSVALEAINGEMERELWKRLSSAELEGGYDIKPNLVYSSLKEGHKKEKGKDECFENVQPTKKARKEP; from the exons ATGAGGAACCTCCTTGGCCTCGGTAACATCAATAGAGAAGACATCCCTCCGAGGATTGTGGAGGAAGTTGCTAATCTCTTGCGCACCTCtgattttcttaaagtttCCAATAATG GACAAAGGATCGGTAGAGGAACTAAACTCTCCAAACCGGAAGAGGTGCTTGAACAAGTCCACAGAAGAACCCTTGCGGCTTCACCTTTTGAGTACAGCATTAAGATGGAGGATgtctcatctttcttctcccaATATGccaag GTGAACAGTGTGAGACTACCTCCCAACATCGCTGATAAGCGACGCTTTTGTGGCACTGCGTTGGTTGAATTCTCCTCTGAACAAGACACTCAAGATATTTTGAGGCAGAGCTTGGTCTATGCAGGCGCTGACTTAGTATTAATACCAAA GAGTGATTTTGACTGTCAAAGAGAGAATATGATCAAGCAACTCGGAAAATCAGAGTCCCACAACGA ATTCCGCAGAGGACAAATTGTCAAATTTGCATTGAAATGGATAGCCAGTgaagaaaaagtaacaaacaaag AAAAACCCAGCgctctgaaaaataaaattaaagagaaggaagataaGGAGACAGGCATTGCTGAtagagagaaggaaaatggaGATAACTCATGTGCTAGCTTGTGCAAGGACAACACTGATCAACTTGTGGTTCCCCCATGGAACAACAGTAATTCTGTCAGCTCTGAGGTTCTCAAGGATCTTTTTCAAAGATTTGGCAGCGTTGAA CACATAGAATACTCTGGTGGATTGGATTCGGGTTACGTTTGGTTCACAGATTCAGAAACAGCAATGAAAGCCCGTGCAGCTGTGGAGTTTGTTGGAGGTTTAGTTGTGAAGAATAACTTCTCAGTAGCCTTAGAAGCAATTAATG gggagatggagagagagtTGTGGAAAAGACTATCATCAGCTGAGCTGGAAGGAGGGTATGacatcaaaccaaaccttGTTTATTCTTCATT GAAAGAAGGtcacaaaaaggaaaaaggcaAAGATGAGTGTTTTGAAAACGTGCAACCTACCAAGAAGGCCCGAAAGGAGCCCTAA
- the La2 gene encoding RNA recognition motif (RRM)-containing protein (RNA recognition motif (RRM)-containing protein; FUNCTIONS IN: nucleotide binding, nucleic acid binding; EXPRESSED IN: 22 plant structures; EXPRESSED DURING: 13 growth stages; CONTAINS InterPro DOMAIN/s: RNA recognition motif, RNP-1 (InterPro:IPR000504), Nucleotide-binding, alpha-beta plait (InterPro:IPR012677), RNA-binding motif (InterPro:IPR014886); BEST Arabidopsis thaliana protein match is: La protein 1 (TAIR:AT4G32720.2); Has 35333 Blast hits to 34131 proteins in 2444 species: Archae - 798; Bacteria - 22429; Metazoa - 974; Fungi - 991; Plants - 531; Viruses - 0; Other Eukaryotes - 9610 (source: NCBI BLink).) has translation MRNLLGLGNINREDIPPRIVEEVANLLRTSDFLKVSNNGQRIGRGTKLSKPEEVLEQVHRRTLAASPFEYSIKMEDVSSFFSQYAKVNSVRLPPNIADKRRFCGTALVEFSSEQDTQDILRQSLVYAGADLVLIPKSDFDCQRENMIKQLGKSESHNEFRRGQIVKFALKWIASEEKVTNKEKPSALKNKIKEKEDKETGIADREKENGDNSCASLCKDNTDQLVVPPWNNSNSVSSEVLKDLFQRFGSVEHIEYSGGLDSGYVWFTDSETAMKARAAVEFVGGLVVKNNFSVALEAINGEMERELWKRLSSAELEGGKEGHKKEKGKDECFENVQPTKKARKEP, from the exons ATGAGGAACCTCCTTGGCCTCGGTAACATCAATAGAGAAGACATCCCTCCGAGGATTGTGGAGGAAGTTGCTAATCTCTTGCGCACCTCtgattttcttaaagtttCCAATAATG GACAAAGGATCGGTAGAGGAACTAAACTCTCCAAACCGGAAGAGGTGCTTGAACAAGTCCACAGAAGAACCCTTGCGGCTTCACCTTTTGAGTACAGCATTAAGATGGAGGATgtctcatctttcttctcccaATATGccaag GTGAACAGTGTGAGACTACCTCCCAACATCGCTGATAAGCGACGCTTTTGTGGCACTGCGTTGGTTGAATTCTCCTCTGAACAAGACACTCAAGATATTTTGAGGCAGAGCTTGGTCTATGCAGGCGCTGACTTAGTATTAATACCAAA GAGTGATTTTGACTGTCAAAGAGAGAATATGATCAAGCAACTCGGAAAATCAGAGTCCCACAACGA ATTCCGCAGAGGACAAATTGTCAAATTTGCATTGAAATGGATAGCCAGTgaagaaaaagtaacaaacaaag AAAAACCCAGCgctctgaaaaataaaattaaagagaaggaagataaGGAGACAGGCATTGCTGAtagagagaaggaaaatggaGATAACTCATGTGCTAGCTTGTGCAAGGACAACACTGATCAACTTGTGGTTCCCCCATGGAACAACAGTAATTCTGTCAGCTCTGAGGTTCTCAAGGATCTTTTTCAAAGATTTGGCAGCGTTGAA CACATAGAATACTCTGGTGGATTGGATTCGGGTTACGTTTGGTTCACAGATTCAGAAACAGCAATGAAAGCCCGTGCAGCTGTGGAGTTTGTTGGAGGTTTAGTTGTGAAGAATAACTTCTCAGTAGCCTTAGAAGCAATTAATG gggagatggagagagagtTGTGGAAAAGACTATCATCAGCTGAGCTGGAAGGAGG GAAAGAAGGtcacaaaaaggaaaaaggcaAAGATGAGTGTTTTGAAAACGTGCAACCTACCAAGAAGGCCCGAAAGGAGCCCTAA
- the La2 gene encoding RNA recognition motif (RRM)-containing protein (RNA recognition motif (RRM)-containing protein; FUNCTIONS IN: RNA binding, nucleotide binding, nucleic acid binding; INVOLVED IN: RNA processing; LOCATED IN: ribonucleoprotein complex, nucleus; EXPRESSED IN: 22 plant structures; EXPRESSED DURING: 13 growth stages; CONTAINS InterPro DOMAIN/s: Winged helix-turn-helix transcription repressor DNA-binding (InterPro:IPR011991), RNA-binding protein Lupus La (InterPro:IPR006630), Lupus La protein (InterPro:IPR002344), RNA recognition motif, RNP-1 (InterPro:IPR000504), Nucleotide-binding, alpha-beta plait (InterPro:IPR012677), RNA-binding motif (InterPro:IPR014886); BEST Arabidopsis thaliana protein match is: La protein 1 (TAIR:AT4G32720.2); Has 814 Blast hits to 814 proteins in 193 species: Archae - 0; Bacteria - 2; Metazoa - 413; Fungi - 147; Plants - 181; Viruses - 0; Other Eukaryotes - 71 (source: NCBI BLink).): MASSFNEETAKKLLTQVEFYFSDSNLPTDGFLNREVTKSKDGLVSLPLVCSFSRMRNLLGLGNINREDIPPRIVEEVANLLRTSDFLKVSNNGQRIGRGTKLSKPEEVLEQVHRRTLAASPFEYSIKMEDVSSFFSQYAKVNSVRLPPNIADKRRFCGTALVEFSSEQDTQDILRQSLVYAGADLVLIPKSDFDCQRENMIKQLGKSESHNEFRRGQIVKFALKWIASEEKVTNKEKPSALKNKIKEKEDKETGIADREKENGDNSCASLCKDNTDQLVVPPWNNSNSVSSEVLKDLFQRFGSVEHIEYSGGLDSGYVWFTDSETAMKARAAVEFVGGLVVKNNFSVALEAINGEMERELWKRLSSAELEGGKEGHKKEKGKDECFENVQPTKKARKEP; the protein is encoded by the exons ATGGCCTCCTCCTTCAACGAAGAAACCGCCAAGAAGTTGCTTACCCAG GTTGAGTTCTACTTCAGTGACAGTAATCTACCCACAGACGGATTTCTCAACAGGGAAGTCACCAAGAGCAAAGATGGCC TGGTTAGTTTGCCTCTGGTTTGTTCCTTCTCTCGTATGAGGAACCTCCTTGGCCTCGGTAACATCAATAGAGAAGACATCCCTCCGAGGATTGTGGAGGAAGTTGCTAATCTCTTGCGCACCTCtgattttcttaaagtttCCAATAATG GACAAAGGATCGGTAGAGGAACTAAACTCTCCAAACCGGAAGAGGTGCTTGAACAAGTCCACAGAAGAACCCTTGCGGCTTCACCTTTTGAGTACAGCATTAAGATGGAGGATgtctcatctttcttctcccaATATGccaag GTGAACAGTGTGAGACTACCTCCCAACATCGCTGATAAGCGACGCTTTTGTGGCACTGCGTTGGTTGAATTCTCCTCTGAACAAGACACTCAAGATATTTTGAGGCAGAGCTTGGTCTATGCAGGCGCTGACTTAGTATTAATACCAAA GAGTGATTTTGACTGTCAAAGAGAGAATATGATCAAGCAACTCGGAAAATCAGAGTCCCACAACGA ATTCCGCAGAGGACAAATTGTCAAATTTGCATTGAAATGGATAGCCAGTgaagaaaaagtaacaaacaaag AAAAACCCAGCgctctgaaaaataaaattaaagagaaggaagataaGGAGACAGGCATTGCTGAtagagagaaggaaaatggaGATAACTCATGTGCTAGCTTGTGCAAGGACAACACTGATCAACTTGTGGTTCCCCCATGGAACAACAGTAATTCTGTCAGCTCTGAGGTTCTCAAGGATCTTTTTCAAAGATTTGGCAGCGTTGAA CACATAGAATACTCTGGTGGATTGGATTCGGGTTACGTTTGGTTCACAGATTCAGAAACAGCAATGAAAGCCCGTGCAGCTGTGGAGTTTGTTGGAGGTTTAGTTGTGAAGAATAACTTCTCAGTAGCCTTAGAAGCAATTAATG gggagatggagagagagtTGTGGAAAAGACTATCATCAGCTGAGCTGGAAGGAGG GAAAGAAGGtcacaaaaaggaaaaaggcaAAGATGAGTGTTTTGAAAACGTGCAACCTACCAAGAAGGCCCGAAAGGAGCCCTAA